One region of Manis pentadactyla isolate mManPen7 chromosome 9, mManPen7.hap1, whole genome shotgun sequence genomic DNA includes:
- the LOC130685001 gene encoding olfactory receptor-like protein OLF2 has translation MEGVSCSSLKEFLLLGISTNPGIKVTLFTTFLIVYFIILVANLGMIILIRMDSRLHMPIYFFLSHLSFSDLCYSTAVGPRMLVGFIAKNKSISFCGCALQFLIFCTFADSECLLLAVMAFDWYKAISNPFLYAVNMSSTVCSLLTAGVYVVGIMDASVNTILIFCLCFCGSNEINHFFCDAPPLLLLSCSDTRINEIVIFIIFGFIELITLSGLFVSYCYKKPGKFSKVLGS, from the coding sequence atggAGGGGGTAAGTTGTTCCTCCTTGAAAGAATTCCTTCTCTTGGGAATTAGCACTAACCCTGGAATCAAAGTGACCCTCTTTACCACGTTTCTAATTGTTTATTTCATTATTCTTGTGGCAAACCTTGGGATGATCATCTTAATTAGAATGGATTCCAGGCTGCACATGCCAATATATTTTTTCCTCAGTCATCTTTCCTTCAGTGACCTCTGCTATTCTACGGCAGTTGGACCCAGGATGCTAGTAGGCTTCATTGCCAAGAACAAGTCCATTTCCTTCTGTGGCTGTGCTCTGCAATTTTTGATCTTCTGTACCTTTGCAGATTCTGAGTGTCTGCTGCTGGCGGTGATGGCCTTTGACTGGTACAAGGCCATTAGCAACCCCTTTCTCTACGCAGTTAACATGTCCAGCACAGTGTGCTCCCTGCTCACGGCTGGGGTTTACGTGGTGGGAATTATGGATGCTTCAGTAAATACTATATTAATATTCTGCTTATGTTTCTGTGGGTCAAATGAGATTAACCATTTCTTCTGCGATGCCCCACCTCTCCTACTGCTCTCTTGTTCAGATACACGTATCAATGAGATAGTGATATTCAtcatttttggtttcattgaacTGATTACTCTTTCTGGACTTTTTGTGTCTTATTGTTATAAGAAACCTGGAAAGTTTTCAAAGGTTTTAGGCTCTTAG
- the LOC130684686 gene encoding olfactory receptor 5W2-like, with translation MDNCSSVTEFIFLGITNNPGMKGALFTAFLVVYLINLLANLGMIILIRIDSRLHTPMYFFLSHLSFCDLCYSTAVGPKMLVDIFAKNKTIPIVGCALQFLIFCIFADSESMLLAAMAFDRYKAISNPLLYTVNMSSTVCSLLTAGVYMVAMADALMYTTVTFRLCFCGSNEINHFFCDAPPLLLLSCSDTQVNELMIFTIFGLIELSSISGVLVSYCYIILSVLKIHSAEGRLKAFSTCTSHLTAVAIFQGTMLFMYFRPSSAYSLDQDKMTSLFYTLVIPMLNPLIYSLRNKDVKEALEKLKTRRWF, from the coding sequence ATGGATAATTGCTCCTCTGTGACTGAATTTATTTTCTTGGGAATTACCAATAACCCTGGGATGAAAGGGGCCCTATTTACAGCATTTCTTGTTGTTTATCTTATTAACCTTCTGGCAAATCTAGGAATGATCATTTTAATTAGAATAGATTCCCGGCTGCACACACCAATGTACTTTTTCCTCAGCCACCTCTCCTTCTGTGACCTCTGCTATTCCACAGCAGTTGGGCCCAAGATGCTGGTGGACATATTTGCCAAGAACAAAACGATTCCCATTGTTGGCTGTGCTCTGCAATTCTTGATCTTCTGTATCTTTGCAGATTCTGAATCAATGTTGCTGGCAGCAATGGCCTTTGACCGGTACAAGGCCATTAGCAACCCCTTGCTCTATACGGTCAACATGTCCAGCACAGTGTGCTCCCTGCTCACAGCTGGGGTTTACATGGTGGCAATGGCAGATGCTCTGATGTACACAACAGTAACATTCCGCTTATGTTTCTGTGGGTCAAATGAGATtaaccatttcttctgtgatgcTCCACCTCTTTTATTGCTGTCTTGCTCAGATACACAGGTCAACGAGTTAATGATATTCACCATATTTGGTTTAATTGAACTGAGCTCCATTTCAGGAGTTCTTGTCTCTTACTGTTATATAATCCTATCCGTCTTGAAGATCCACTCTGCTGAGGGGAGGCTCAAAGCTTTCTCCACCTGCACCTCCCACTTAACTGCTGTTGCAATTTTCCAGGGAACTATGCTCTTCATGTATTTCAGGCCAAGCTCTGCCTACTCCCTAGATCAAGACAAAATGACCTCACTGTTTTACACCCTTGTGATTCCCATGCTTAACCCTCTGATTTACAGCCTGAGAAACAAGGATGTGAAGGAGGCCTTGGAAAAACTGAAAACTAGAAGGTGGTTTTAA